From the genome of Streptomyces sp. NBC_01317, one region includes:
- a CDS encoding LacI family DNA-binding transcriptional regulator → MGVSLKDVAQRAGVSIKTVSNVVNNYQHVTPKMRAKVQQAIDELGYRPNLTARHLRKGRTGIIALAVPEFGNPYFAELAGAVVDAAARHDYTVLVDHTAGLREKELLVSQGFRSHVIDGLILSPIHLETEDLMARTETAPLVLLGEREYEAPYDHIAIDNVGASREAVRHLLDHGHRRIAFLGSRTGRERQPAHLRLRGWREELRSAGIEPDESLVIVTDGYGREDGAAAMAALLDRGERPDAVFAYNDLIAIGAMRTLTERGLRIPGDIAVVGFDDIEESRYGATTLTTIAPDKEAIARLAVDSLVERLSGKPVPEPRRPRPGYRLIVRESTGPRNAPQVPSGGGKRAGGPPH, encoded by the coding sequence GTGGGCGTCAGCCTCAAGGACGTTGCGCAACGGGCGGGCGTGTCCATCAAGACCGTGTCGAACGTGGTCAACAACTATCAGCATGTCACCCCCAAGATGCGTGCCAAGGTGCAGCAGGCCATCGACGAACTCGGCTACCGGCCCAACCTCACCGCGCGGCATCTGCGCAAGGGGCGCACCGGGATCATCGCCCTGGCCGTACCGGAGTTCGGCAACCCGTACTTCGCCGAGCTCGCCGGCGCGGTCGTCGACGCGGCGGCGCGGCACGACTACACCGTGCTGGTCGACCACACCGCCGGACTGCGCGAGAAGGAACTCCTGGTCAGCCAGGGCTTCCGGTCACATGTGATCGACGGACTCATCCTCAGCCCGATCCATCTGGAGACCGAGGACCTGATGGCGCGCACCGAGACCGCGCCCCTGGTCCTGCTGGGCGAGCGGGAGTACGAAGCCCCGTACGACCACATCGCCATCGACAACGTGGGGGCGTCCCGCGAGGCCGTACGGCACCTCCTCGACCACGGCCACCGCCGGATCGCCTTCCTCGGCTCACGTACCGGCCGCGAACGCCAGCCGGCCCATCTGCGCCTGCGGGGCTGGCGCGAGGAACTCCGGTCCGCGGGCATCGAGCCCGACGAGAGTCTGGTGATCGTCACCGACGGCTACGGACGTGAGGACGGCGCCGCCGCCATGGCGGCGCTCCTCGACCGCGGGGAGCGGCCGGACGCCGTCTTCGCGTACAACGACCTCATCGCCATCGGCGCGATGCGCACCCTCACGGAACGCGGTCTGCGCATCCCCGGCGACATCGCCGTCGTCGGCTTCGACGACATCGAGGAGAGCCGGTACGGAGCCACCACGCTCACCACCATCGCCCCCGACAAGGAAGCCATCGCCCGGCTCGCCGTCGACAGTCTCGTCGAACGGCTCTCGGGAAAGCCGGTACCCGAACCACGCAGGCCCCGCCCCGGCTACCGCCTGATCGTCCGCGAATCGACCGGGCCCCGGAACGCGCCGCAGGTCCCGTCCGGCGGGGGGAAGCGAGCGGGCGGACCGCCGCACTGA
- a CDS encoding ABC transporter permease, translating into MNETTPALRASARAPKKTPAPADGDTPRKVPAAGTTLTRRLAELVQRQGVLAVLLAVVLVASFVYPTFATLDNARGVTVQASFLAVVALGMTLVIITGGIDLSVGSVFALGGVLAAWASQWGFLTALLVPLVVCGAIGLLNGFLIARAGMAPFIVTLATLLAARGLLLAFTDEGATTYLVPKDSAFAELGQGSVWGFGHPILIALVLFGAGGLLLQRTSFGQTLFAVGGSADAATLMGLPVARTKILVYTLSGLLAGLAGALNAARLTSGVTIVGVGMELDAISAVVIGGTLLVGGAGSVSGTLWGVLLLAVIQNLINQIGSLNSSYQSVVSGGFLIVVVVAQRYLARSRRTT; encoded by the coding sequence ATGAACGAAACCACACCCGCTCTCCGCGCGTCCGCCCGAGCGCCGAAGAAGACCCCCGCACCGGCCGACGGCGACACGCCCCGAAAGGTGCCCGCCGCCGGGACGACCCTGACGCGGCGTCTCGCCGAGCTCGTGCAGCGCCAGGGCGTGCTCGCCGTGCTGCTCGCGGTCGTACTCGTCGCCTCGTTCGTCTATCCGACGTTCGCCACCCTGGACAACGCCCGCGGTGTGACCGTGCAAGCGTCGTTCCTCGCGGTGGTCGCCCTCGGTATGACCCTGGTCATCATCACCGGCGGCATCGACCTGTCGGTGGGATCGGTGTTCGCACTGGGCGGTGTCCTCGCCGCCTGGGCCTCGCAGTGGGGCTTCCTCACCGCGCTGCTGGTGCCCCTCGTGGTGTGCGGGGCCATCGGTCTGCTGAACGGCTTCCTCATCGCCCGCGCCGGAATGGCTCCCTTCATCGTCACGCTCGCCACGCTGCTCGCGGCCCGCGGTCTGCTCCTCGCCTTCACCGACGAAGGCGCCACCACCTACCTGGTCCCCAAGGACTCCGCCTTCGCCGAGCTCGGGCAGGGCAGCGTCTGGGGCTTCGGCCACCCGATCCTGATCGCGCTGGTGTTGTTCGGGGCCGGCGGACTGCTCCTCCAGCGCACCTCGTTCGGACAGACGCTCTTCGCTGTCGGCGGCAGCGCCGACGCCGCCACCCTGATGGGCCTCCCGGTCGCCCGTACCAAGATCCTGGTATATACACTCAGCGGACTGCTGGCGGGACTCGCCGGTGCGCTGAACGCGGCCAGGCTGACCTCCGGTGTCACCATCGTCGGTGTGGGCATGGAGCTGGACGCGATCTCCGCCGTCGTCATCGGCGGCACCCTCCTCGTCGGGGGCGCCGGATCGGTCAGCGGCACGCTCTGGGGCGTCCTGCTGCTGGCCGTCATCCAGAACCTGATCAATCAGATCGGCTCGCTCAACTCCTCGTACCAGTCGGTGGTCAGCGGCGGCTTTCTTATCGTTGTCGTCGTGGCACAGCGCTATCTGGCGCGCAGCCGCAGAACCACGTGA
- a CDS encoding ABC transporter permease has protein sequence MTQATLTPARPLARLRDPGWYQEYGVYAAVAVLLLFNALFTEHFMTAGNLRTQLVQVAPIVIVALGMALVIGTEGIDLSVGSTMALAAALLPLYLGYGLVPALAVSLLAGAVVGAVNGTLVSLIGLQPIVATLALFVGGRGIALVMADGQLKQIVNPDILALGTDSFLGVPLVVLIAAVLAGAVAFLVRRTTFGRQIVAVGGNRPAAALAGLPVKRVLIGVYVLCGVLAALAGILATARLTASDPSSLGTLMELSAITAVVVGGTPLNGGSIRVLGTVAGALLMQLLRATLVKHDLPDSTAQIAQAAIIIAAVYVARERRSR, from the coding sequence ATGACCCAGGCAACGCTCACCCCCGCACGCCCCCTGGCCCGGCTGCGCGACCCCGGCTGGTACCAGGAGTACGGCGTGTACGCGGCCGTGGCCGTGCTGCTGCTCTTCAACGCCCTGTTCACCGAGCACTTCATGACCGCCGGCAATCTGCGCACGCAGCTCGTCCAGGTCGCCCCGATCGTCATCGTGGCGCTGGGCATGGCCCTGGTCATCGGCACCGAGGGCATCGACCTGTCGGTCGGCTCGACCATGGCACTCGCCGCCGCCCTGCTGCCGCTCTACCTCGGGTACGGACTCGTGCCCGCGCTCGCCGTGTCCCTGCTGGCCGGAGCGGTCGTCGGAGCCGTCAACGGCACCCTGGTCTCGCTGATCGGGCTACAACCCATCGTCGCCACGCTCGCCCTCTTCGTCGGCGGCCGGGGCATCGCCCTGGTCATGGCCGACGGCCAGCTGAAGCAGATCGTCAACCCCGACATCCTCGCGCTCGGCACCGACTCCTTCCTCGGTGTCCCGCTCGTCGTGCTGATCGCCGCGGTGCTCGCCGGCGCCGTCGCCTTCCTGGTGCGGCGCACCACCTTCGGCCGTCAGATCGTCGCCGTCGGAGGCAACCGGCCGGCCGCCGCGCTCGCCGGACTGCCCGTCAAGCGCGTACTGATCGGCGTGTACGTGCTCTGCGGGGTGCTGGCCGCCCTCGCGGGCATCCTCGCCACAGCCAGGCTCACCGCCAGCGACCCCTCCTCGCTCGGCACCCTCATGGAACTCTCCGCCATCACGGCGGTCGTCGTCGGCGGCACCCCGCTGAACGGCGGCTCCATCCGGGTCCTGGGCACCGTCGCGGGCGCCCTGCTGATGCAACTGCTGCGCGCCACCCTCGTCAAGCACGACCTGCCCGACTCCACCGCACAGATCGCCCAGGCGGCCATCATCATCGCCGCCGTCTACGTCGCCCGGGAGCGTCGGTCCCGATGA
- a CDS encoding sugar ABC transporter ATP-binding protein — MAPPEAAPQAPEETAPPAAGTVLEARSVTKRFPGVVALDNVSFSLRAGETHALVGENGAGKSTLIKVLTGVYRPDEGDVRVAGQQVRFARPFEAQQAGISTIYQEVNLVPLMSVARNIFLGREPKNRFGLVDFGRMHRETSELLDGFGVRVDPRRPLHTLGIGTRQMVALARAVSVKAQVVVMDEPTSSLEPREVETLFRVIENLRGQGIAVIYVSHRMDELYRICDRVTVLRDGRHIHTGDLADLNRMQLVSMMLGRDMAEIRRGGLTNLATGGHDAARTPVLTATGLTRRHQLQDVSLSLYGGEVLGLGGLLGSGRSETAKALAGALSLDGGELTVGGRTLRRLTPAGAIRAGISLLPEDRKAEGIIPGLSVRENIVLAAMPRLSRAGVVSRRKQDRIVEIFMKRLRIKAAGPEQKVGELSGGNQQKVLLARWLCLEPKVLLLDEPTRGIDVGAKAEVQSLINELAGEGLAVLLISSDIEELIEGADRIVVLRGGAVAGELSGDSVGESHLLEVLADHSPDPEGKAPAAQEDPR; from the coding sequence ATGGCACCACCCGAAGCAGCACCTCAGGCGCCGGAGGAGACCGCCCCACCGGCGGCCGGCACCGTCCTCGAAGCCCGTTCGGTGACCAAGCGGTTCCCGGGCGTCGTCGCTCTCGACAACGTCTCCTTCTCCCTGCGCGCCGGGGAGACCCACGCGCTGGTGGGTGAGAACGGGGCCGGCAAGTCCACCCTGATCAAGGTGCTGACCGGCGTGTACAGGCCCGACGAGGGCGACGTACGGGTGGCCGGACAACAGGTGCGGTTCGCCCGGCCGTTCGAAGCGCAACAAGCGGGCATCTCCACGATCTACCAGGAGGTGAACCTCGTCCCGCTGATGAGCGTGGCGCGCAACATCTTCCTCGGCCGCGAGCCCAAGAACCGCTTCGGCCTCGTCGACTTCGGCCGGATGCACCGCGAGACCTCCGAACTGCTCGACGGCTTCGGTGTACGGGTCGACCCCCGCCGCCCCCTGCACACTCTGGGCATCGGCACCCGGCAGATGGTCGCGCTGGCCCGCGCCGTCTCCGTCAAAGCCCAGGTGGTCGTCATGGACGAACCCACCTCCTCCCTGGAACCGCGCGAGGTGGAGACCCTCTTCCGGGTCATCGAGAACCTGCGCGGCCAGGGCATCGCCGTGATCTACGTCAGCCACCGGATGGACGAGCTCTACCGGATCTGCGACCGGGTCACCGTTCTGCGCGACGGCCGCCACATCCACACCGGCGACCTCGCGGACCTGAACCGGATGCAGCTCGTGTCGATGATGCTCGGCCGCGACATGGCGGAGATCCGGCGCGGCGGCCTGACCAACCTCGCCACCGGGGGGCATGACGCGGCACGCACCCCCGTACTCACCGCGACCGGCCTCACCCGCCGTCACCAGCTTCAGGACGTCTCCCTGTCGCTGTACGGCGGAGAGGTGCTCGGCCTCGGCGGCCTGCTCGGCTCCGGACGCAGCGAGACGGCCAAGGCCCTGGCCGGCGCGCTGAGCCTGGACGGAGGCGAACTCACCGTCGGTGGCCGCACCCTGCGCAGGCTCACCCCGGCGGGCGCGATCCGCGCGGGCATCAGCCTGCTCCCCGAGGACCGCAAGGCCGAGGGAATCATCCCCGGCCTCTCCGTCCGCGAGAACATCGTGCTCGCCGCCATGCCCCGCCTCTCCCGCGCCGGAGTGGTCTCGCGGCGCAAGCAGGACCGCATCGTCGAGATCTTCATGAAGCGGCTGCGGATCAAGGCGGCAGGACCCGAACAGAAGGTCGGTGAACTCTCCGGCGGCAACCAGCAGAAGGTCCTGCTGGCCCGCTGGCTCTGCCTGGAACCCAAGGTCCTCCTGCTCGACGAACCGACGCGCGGCATCGACGTCGGCGCCAAGGCCGAGGTCCAGAGCCTCATCAACGAACTCGCGGGCGAGGGCCTGGCCGTCCTGCTCATCTCCTCCGACATCGAGGAACTCATCGAGGGCGCCGACCGGATCGTGGTGCTGCGCGGCGGAGCCGTCGCGGGCGAACTGTCCGGCGACAGCGTGGGCGAGAGCCACCTGCTCGAAGTCCTCGCCGACCACTCGCCGGACCCCGAAGGAAAGGCCCCGGCCGCACAGGAGGATCCGCGATGA
- a CDS encoding ABC transporter substrate-binding protein produces MTTQRRSRTLAVTCLLAVTATLAVSGCSKSETTDNAGGDSSQGAQAVKTPEAASGSGCSLTSYGAPELDLKNAVVGFSQSEKEANPFRIAETQSIKDEAAKVGVKKLLTTNAQSQLSKQISDIQDMLSQGAQFLIIAPLNSDGLEPALKAAAAKKVPVLTIDRKLNSTACKDYVAFLGSDFVEQGKRAADAMIKTTGGKGKVAILLGASGNNVTTDRTKGFVDQLKAKAPGLEIVAQQTGEFARDKGQQVMEQLIQSKPDITAVYAENDEMGLGAVTALKAAGKKPGKDVKIVSVDGTRNAVQALVNGEYNAVIESNPRFGPLAFATAQKFYAGEEIPENVIIADREYDESNAEASLGGAF; encoded by the coding sequence ATGACTACCCAGCGCCGATCCCGCACTCTCGCCGTCACCTGCCTGCTCGCCGTCACCGCCACGCTGGCCGTCTCCGGCTGTTCCAAGTCGGAAACCACCGACAACGCGGGCGGTGACAGCAGCCAGGGAGCCCAGGCGGTCAAAACCCCCGAGGCCGCATCGGGCAGCGGCTGCTCACTGACGAGCTACGGCGCCCCCGAACTGGACCTCAAGAACGCCGTGGTCGGCTTCTCGCAGTCGGAAAAGGAAGCCAACCCCTTCCGTATCGCCGAGACCCAGTCCATCAAGGACGAGGCCGCCAAGGTCGGTGTCAAGAAGCTCCTCACCACCAACGCCCAGTCGCAGCTCTCCAAGCAGATCAGCGACATCCAGGACATGCTGTCCCAGGGCGCCCAGTTCCTCATCATCGCGCCGCTGAACTCCGACGGCCTGGAGCCGGCGCTCAAGGCGGCCGCGGCCAAGAAGGTGCCTGTCCTCACCATCGACCGCAAGCTCAACTCCACCGCCTGCAAGGACTATGTCGCCTTCCTCGGCTCCGACTTCGTGGAGCAGGGCAAGCGCGCGGCCGACGCGATGATCAAGACGACGGGCGGCAAGGGCAAGGTTGCCATCCTGCTCGGCGCGTCGGGCAACAACGTCACCACCGACCGCACCAAGGGCTTCGTCGACCAGCTCAAGGCGAAGGCACCCGGCCTGGAGATCGTCGCCCAGCAGACCGGTGAGTTCGCCCGCGACAAGGGCCAGCAGGTGATGGAGCAGCTCATCCAGTCCAAGCCCGACATCACCGCCGTCTACGCGGAGAACGACGAGATGGGCCTCGGCGCCGTCACCGCGCTGAAGGCGGCCGGCAAGAAGCCCGGCAAGGACGTCAAGATCGTCTCGGTCGACGGCACCCGCAACGCCGTTCAGGCCCTGGTCAACGGTGAGTACAACGCCGTCATCGAGTCGAACCCGCGCTTCGGGCCGCTGGCCTTCGCCACCGCCCAGAAGTTCTACGCCGGCGAGGAGATCCCGGAGAACGTGATCATCGCCGACCGCGAGTACGACGAGTCCAACGCCGAGGCCTCGCTCGGCGGGGCGTTCTGA